Proteins from a single region of Dysosmobacter acutus:
- a CDS encoding ZIP family metal transporter → MGVIGSILTITAIAGVGGTGLGGAAATLFRRDSDRTVSLLMSFAAGVMTSVVCFDLLTDALGPVNNAGISNVLAVVLGVLTGYGVIGLLNGWIEGTGATRRRIMLVNLRRTSKEARSSDRELSRRQLFVAGVVMAAAIALHNMPEGMVIGASFARSGEAAFRGGILMAIVIGLHNIPEGVAVAVPLIAGGMSAARAVGITALSGFPTVLGALLGFHLGSMGPMALTLSLSFASGAMLYVVFGELLPEATEMWRSKAPAFAATAGMMVGLIIVYA, encoded by the coding sequence ATGGGGGTTATAGGAAGCATTTTGACCATCACCGCCATTGCCGGCGTGGGCGGCACCGGATTGGGCGGCGCGGCGGCCACCTTGTTTCGGAGGGACTCGGACAGGACGGTGAGCCTGCTCATGTCCTTTGCGGCCGGTGTGATGACCAGCGTGGTCTGTTTTGACCTGCTGACAGACGCGCTTGGTCCGGTGAACAACGCGGGAATCTCCAATGTGCTGGCGGTGGTGCTTGGCGTCCTGACAGGCTACGGCGTCATCGGGCTGCTCAATGGCTGGATAGAGGGAACAGGCGCCACAAGGCGCAGAATCATGCTGGTGAACCTGCGCCGCACAAGTAAAGAGGCCAGGTCTTCAGACCGGGAGCTATCCCGCAGACAGCTCTTTGTGGCGGGGGTGGTCATGGCGGCGGCCATTGCGCTTCACAATATGCCGGAGGGTATGGTAATCGGCGCCTCTTTCGCCCGATCAGGGGAGGCGGCGTTCCGGGGCGGGATCCTCATGGCGATTGTCATTGGCCTGCACAACATCCCCGAGGGAGTGGCAGTGGCTGTTCCGCTGATCGCCGGCGGGATGAGCGCCGCAAGGGCAGTGGGTATTACAGCTTTGTCCGGATTTCCCACAGTTTTGGGCGCGCTGCTTGGCTTCCACCTTGGGTCCATGGGGCCGATGGCGCTGACGCTTTCGCTGAGCTTTGCCAGCGGCGCCATGCTCTATGTGGTGTTCGGGGAGCTTTTGCCGGAGGCGACGGAGATGTGGAGGTCCAAGGCCCCGGCCTTCGCCGCAACAGCCGGGATGATGGTTGGCCTGATCATCGTCTATGCATAA